A window of Sphingobacterium sp. SRCM116780 contains these coding sequences:
- a CDS encoding SusC/RagA family TonB-linked outer membrane protein: MSNLNLNQNQWKRAFWIGTIFSLSTIFQSPVLANPKSPTFLHVAQEKITVKGVVTNADNGSPMAGVTVSVVGTNLATTTNQDGEYSLNNVPIHGKLNFRMVGMISTDEEVKGRTSILVSLSNSNSNLDEVVVVGYGVQKKETVTGSVVAVKGNELAKSPALNVSNALAGRVPGVIATNGSAEPGYDGSTISIRGTNTLGNSSPLIVIDGIPARQGGFERLNPADIDNISVLKDASAAIYGARAANGVILVTTKRGTNGKPKLSYSFNKGFSQPTVIPELTDAVEYSELRNELEIYKLPVSEWAAAQEAFKSTGNYVRPNNTTVSAPFTPEDVQLFKDGTDPWGHPNTDWYGETLKNWSPQEKHNLQITGGNEDVKYLASLGYQNQDGYYKNSATGYKQYDLRINLDAKISKYITTKFGVLGRQENRNFPTKGAGTIFRMLMRGNPTQPAYWPNGMPGPDIENGENPVVITTNKTGYDRDKRYYFQTNGQIDITIPWVEGLKFSGNAAVDKYIKKTKKWETPWYLYTWQGAYEADGVTPQLVAGKRGPADPRLNQADEDQLNILLGGVLSYDKVIGDHTFNILAGANRETIQNDNFSAYRRYFLSDNIDYLFAGGDGEKNNDGAAWQRARLNYFGRFNYNYKSKYIAELLWRYDGSYMFPGNSRYGFFPGAMLGWVASEEKFWKDNLAAIKYFKVRASYGQMGNDNIEYDGALQEYQYFSTYKFGTYIIGDDLVKTLYESRVPNNFITWEVANNYNLGIDAQFLGGKMNFEFDIFKNSRNSILWRKNASIPQSTGMTLPAENIGKVDNKGWEFNLGYRDQKGDWGYNASVNGGYAKNKIIFWDEAPGAPLWQQTTGRVINSGLYYQYDGVFKNQEEINSNTLDYSSITNNLRPGDMKYKDYDGDSKITPDDRVRTDKNTNPTFQGGLNLGLRYKDFDLSILFQGAMGGEVRIATDESGAIGNYLHEFYENRWTIDNPSAEHPRITDRSDQYYSGGNTYWLHSNNYLRLKNVEIGYNLSAKVTERLGISSFRIYASGMNLLTWSKLKMYDPESTNTLGHYYPQARLINTGILLSF, from the coding sequence ATGAGTAATCTTAATTTAAATCAAAATCAATGGAAAAGAGCTTTTTGGATAGGAACAATATTTTCCTTATCTACTATTTTCCAATCACCAGTACTTGCAAATCCTAAGAGTCCTACTTTCTTACATGTTGCACAAGAAAAAATTACTGTTAAAGGCGTAGTAACTAATGCTGATAATGGATCTCCAATGGCAGGAGTAACCGTTTCTGTAGTCGGAACAAATCTAGCTACGACGACAAATCAAGATGGGGAATACAGTTTAAATAACGTTCCTATTCATGGTAAGTTGAATTTTCGAATGGTCGGAATGATTTCAACAGATGAGGAAGTCAAAGGTCGCACCAGTATTTTGGTTAGCCTGAGTAACTCAAACTCCAACCTAGATGAAGTGGTTGTGGTTGGATATGGTGTTCAGAAAAAGGAAACGGTTACCGGATCTGTAGTCGCGGTTAAAGGTAATGAACTTGCGAAATCACCTGCTCTAAATGTTTCGAATGCTTTAGCTGGTCGGGTACCTGGAGTCATTGCAACAAACGGATCTGCAGAACCTGGTTATGATGGTTCTACCATTAGTATTCGAGGTACAAACACCTTGGGAAATTCTAGCCCCTTAATTGTTATCGATGGAATCCCTGCACGTCAAGGTGGATTTGAACGTTTAAATCCAGCTGATATTGATAATATCTCCGTTTTAAAAGATGCCTCCGCAGCTATTTATGGAGCTCGAGCTGCAAATGGTGTTATTTTAGTGACGACAAAAAGAGGAACGAATGGTAAACCAAAATTATCATACAGCTTTAATAAAGGTTTTTCACAGCCAACAGTAATTCCAGAATTGACAGATGCTGTCGAATATTCAGAATTGAGAAATGAATTAGAGATTTATAAACTACCTGTATCTGAATGGGCGGCAGCACAAGAAGCCTTCAAGAGTACAGGCAACTATGTTCGTCCAAATAATACAACTGTTTCAGCTCCTTTTACACCAGAAGATGTTCAACTATTTAAAGATGGAACAGATCCTTGGGGACATCCAAATACAGATTGGTATGGTGAAACATTGAAAAACTGGTCACCACAAGAGAAACATAATTTACAAATAACAGGAGGAAATGAGGATGTAAAATACCTAGCTTCATTAGGTTACCAGAATCAAGATGGTTATTATAAAAATTCGGCAACTGGATATAAGCAATATGATCTAAGAATTAATCTTGATGCGAAGATTAGTAAATACATCACAACCAAATTTGGTGTTTTAGGTCGTCAAGAGAATCGGAATTTCCCAACCAAAGGAGCAGGGACCATCTTTAGAATGTTAATGCGCGGAAATCCTACACAACCTGCATATTGGCCAAATGGAATGCCTGGGCCTGATATCGAAAATGGTGAAAATCCTGTAGTCATCACGACGAATAAAACAGGATACGATAGAGACAAACGTTACTACTTCCAAACGAATGGACAAATTGATATTACCATTCCTTGGGTCGAAGGTTTGAAGTTCTCAGGAAATGCTGCGGTAGATAAATATATTAAGAAAACTAAAAAATGGGAAACGCCTTGGTATTTATATACATGGCAAGGAGCTTATGAAGCTGATGGAGTAACACCTCAATTGGTTGCCGGTAAACGTGGTCCTGCTGATCCTCGTTTAAATCAAGCGGACGAAGATCAATTGAATATTCTATTAGGCGGAGTATTGTCATATGATAAAGTGATCGGTGACCATACCTTTAATATTTTAGCAGGAGCAAATAGAGAAACAATTCAAAATGACAATTTTTCTGCTTATCGACGTTATTTTCTTTCCGATAATATCGACTATTTGTTTGCAGGTGGTGATGGCGAGAAAAATAATGATGGAGCAGCGTGGCAACGTGCGCGATTGAATTACTTTGGTCGTTTCAATTATAACTATAAATCTAAATACATTGCCGAACTACTTTGGCGCTATGATGGTTCCTATATGTTCCCTGGAAATTCTCGTTATGGATTCTTTCCTGGTGCTATGTTGGGTTGGGTGGCTTCTGAAGAGAAGTTTTGGAAGGATAATCTTGCCGCAATTAAGTATTTCAAAGTACGTGCCTCTTATGGACAAATGGGAAATGATAATATCGAGTACGATGGAGCTCTCCAAGAATACCAATATTTCTCTACGTATAAATTCGGAACCTATATTATAGGAGATGATTTGGTCAAAACATTGTACGAAAGCCGTGTTCCTAATAATTTTATCACTTGGGAAGTTGCCAATAACTACAACTTAGGTATTGATGCACAATTTTTAGGAGGAAAGATGAATTTCGAATTTGACATCTTTAAAAACAGTCGTAATTCTATTCTTTGGAGAAAAAATGCTTCCATTCCTCAAAGTACAGGTATGACATTGCCCGCTGAGAATATTGGAAAAGTAGATAATAAAGGATGGGAGTTCAACTTAGGGTATCGTGATCAAAAGGGAGATTGGGGATACAATGCTTCGGTGAACGGTGGTTATGCTAAAAATAAAATTATCTTTTGGGATGAAGCTCCTGGGGCTCCATTGTGGCAGCAAACTACAGGTAGAGTAATCAATTCTGGATTGTACTATCAATACGATGGCGTATTCAAAAACCAAGAAGAAATCAATAGTAACACGTTAGACTATTCGTCGATTACCAATAATCTTAGACCTGGGGATATGAAGTACAAAGACTACGATGGGGATAGTAAAATTACTCCAGATGATCGTGTACGTACAGATAAGAATACAAATCCTACTTTTCAAGGAGGTTTGAATCTAGGTCTTCGTTATAAAGATTTTGACCTTTCTATTTTGTTCCAAGGAGCAATGGGAGGAGAGGTTCGTATCGCAACTGACGAATCAGGAGCTATCGGAAATTATCTGCATGAATTTTATGAAAATAGATGGACTATCGACAATCCAAGTGCCGAACATCCACGTATCACGGATCGTTCAGATCAATATTATTCTGGAGGAAATACCTATTGGTTGCATTCAAATAATTATTTACGGTTAAAAAATGTAGAGATTGGTTATAATTTAAGTGCTAAAGTGACAGAGCGTCTCGGGATTTCAAGTTTCAGAATATATGCCAGTGGTATGAATTTGTTGACTTGGTCAAAATTAAAAATGTATGATCCCGAATCAACCAATACATTAGGACATTATTATCCTCAGGCCCGATTAATTAACACGGGTATACTTTTATCTTTCTAA
- a CDS encoding DUF1599 domain-containing protein, translating to MNTTQEYNTVIQHCQDLFIKKTKDYGTAWRILRLPSITDQIYIKAQRIRTLEIKKVSKVGEGILEEYIGIINYCIIGMIQLELGEEGEENLDPNFVNEKYNEKVTETRDLMFAKNHDYGEAWRDMRISSLTDLILMKIHRVKQIEDNDGETIASEGIRANYQDMLNYAVFALIKMGLANTK from the coding sequence ATGAACACAACTCAGGAATATAATACCGTTATCCAGCATTGCCAAGATTTGTTTATCAAAAAAACGAAAGATTATGGAACAGCTTGGCGAATTTTGAGGTTACCCTCCATTACCGATCAAATCTATATCAAAGCACAACGTATCCGGACTTTGGAAATTAAAAAGGTCTCTAAAGTGGGTGAAGGAATTCTAGAGGAGTACATTGGTATCATCAATTACTGTATCATAGGAATGATTCAGCTTGAATTGGGAGAGGAAGGAGAAGAGAACTTAGATCCTAATTTTGTGAATGAAAAATATAACGAAAAAGTAACTGAAACCAGGGATTTAATGTTTGCAAAAAACCACGACTATGGAGAAGCATGGCGTGATATGCGAATTTCTTCGCTGACTGACCTGATATTAATGAAGATTCATCGTGTTAAACAAATCGAAGATAATGATGGTGAAACTATTGCTTCTGAAGGAATCAGAGCCAACTATCAAGATATGTTGAATTATGCTGTTTTCGCTTTAATAAAAATGGGATTAGCTAATACCAAATAA
- the cysM gene encoding cysteine synthase CysM — protein sequence MGNIIDTIGNTPLVEITQFHENRKVKIYAKMEGNNPGGSVKDRAALNMIRSAIERGEITKDTKLIEATSGNTGIALAMIAGMYGLHLELVMPSTSTRERTLTMEAYGAKVILLDTMEICRDYAEEKGRTGEYFILNQFANPDNYGAHIKTTGPEIWRDTEGKITHFVSAMGTTGTIMGNSIYLKEQNSAIQIVGCQPTEESSIPGIRRWPAEYLPKIFDPSRVDRIIDISQKESTEMARELVKREGIFAGMSTGGAFAAALKVANELEAGVIVFIACDRGDRYLSSDLFA from the coding sequence ATGGGAAACATCATAGACACCATTGGAAATACACCGTTAGTCGAAATCACGCAGTTTCACGAAAATAGAAAGGTGAAAATCTATGCGAAAATGGAGGGAAATAACCCAGGAGGTAGTGTAAAGGATCGAGCAGCCTTGAATATGATTCGTTCGGCAATCGAAAGAGGCGAAATCACGAAAGATACGAAACTGATTGAAGCAACAAGTGGGAACACAGGTATTGCTTTAGCTATGATCGCAGGGATGTATGGCTTGCACTTGGAATTAGTGATGCCCTCTACCTCTACACGAGAACGTACATTGACGATGGAGGCATATGGAGCAAAAGTTATCTTGTTAGATACGATGGAGATCTGTCGCGACTATGCGGAAGAGAAAGGTCGTACTGGAGAATATTTCATTTTGAATCAGTTTGCCAACCCCGATAATTATGGAGCTCACATCAAAACGACTGGCCCAGAAATTTGGCGGGATACTGAAGGAAAGATAACCCATTTCGTGAGTGCTATGGGGACAACAGGTACGATAATGGGTAATTCTATTTATTTAAAGGAACAAAATTCTGCTATTCAAATTGTTGGTTGTCAACCCACCGAAGAATCTTCTATTCCTGGAATTCGCCGTTGGCCTGCAGAATATTTGCCAAAAATATTTGATCCTTCCCGTGTCGATCGGATCATTGATATATCTCAAAAAGAGTCTACCGAAATGGCTAGAGAACTGGTGAAGAGAGAAGGAATATTTGCAGGTATGAGTACAGGAGGTGCATTTGCTGCCGCTTTAAAAGTTGCAAATGAACTTGAAGCGGGTGTTATCGTTTTCATTGCTTGTGATCGCGGTGACCGTTATTTAAGTTCTGATTTGTTCGCATAA
- a CDS encoding serine O-acetyltransferase, which produces MNNFYEHIYQKQLEVFEMPSNKKISSWAVHILDLLFPERNAGGIKSVEDVKLAFGQSEIELEQLLSKSKACEVCDHFRVAQDFFQSLPSLYALMSADAEALIAGDPAAKNHREVIRTYPGFFAISIFRIAHKLHELGVPLIPRILTEYAHSKTGIDIHPGANIGHHLYIDHGTGLVIGETCVIGNYVKLYQGVTLGALSVEKVLSNVKRHPTIEDYAIIYSGATILGGDTIVGHHSIIGGNVWLTNSVEPYTTVYHQALTKFIDSKPLI; this is translated from the coding sequence ATGAATAATTTTTACGAACATATTTATCAAAAACAATTGGAGGTATTTGAAATGCCTTCCAATAAAAAAATATCGAGCTGGGCTGTCCATATTTTAGATTTATTGTTTCCAGAGCGAAATGCTGGTGGAATAAAATCGGTGGAGGATGTGAAGCTCGCTTTTGGACAATCCGAGATAGAATTGGAACAATTGCTAAGCAAATCCAAGGCTTGTGAAGTATGCGATCACTTTCGAGTAGCACAAGATTTTTTTCAATCTTTACCAAGCCTATATGCGTTAATGAGTGCGGATGCTGAGGCTTTAATAGCAGGAGATCCTGCAGCTAAAAATCATCGAGAAGTTATCCGTACGTATCCAGGTTTTTTTGCGATTAGTATTTTTCGAATTGCGCATAAGCTACATGAACTTGGTGTCCCCTTGATACCTCGTATTTTAACAGAATACGCACATTCTAAGACAGGTATTGACATCCATCCAGGGGCAAATATCGGACATCATTTATACATTGACCATGGTACAGGTTTGGTGATAGGAGAGACTTGTGTGATTGGTAATTATGTTAAACTATATCAAGGAGTGACTCTTGGAGCATTGAGTGTAGAGAAAGTGCTCTCGAATGTAAAGCGTCATCCTACCATAGAAGATTATGCGATTATCTATTCAGGAGCAACTATTTTGGGAGGAGATACAATTGTCGGTCATCATTCTATTATAGGAGGAAATGTTTGGTTAACGAATTCCGTTGAACCCTACACGACCGTTTATCATCAAGCGCTTACTAAATTCATTGATTCCAAACCTTTAATATAA
- a CDS encoding HipA family kinase produces MSTKKPEIREVKITRYLQPFREGGSLPALVDADDGFSYVIKFRGAGQGKKALIAELIGGELARLLDLRMPEIVFADLDESFGRTEPDEEIQDLLKFSIGKNLGVHFLNGAITFDANVDQISGEEASRIVWLDALLMNVDRTVRNTNMLIWHHELWLIDHGASLYFHHSWDNWEEQALKPFVQIKDHVLLKNASQVSEIDAKYRPLFTEEVIRNIVDVVPDEWLDDETRNLSARDAREVYVSFLRNRLAHADHFLNQIEDARKNIV; encoded by the coding sequence ATGAGTACTAAAAAACCAGAAATAAGAGAGGTAAAGATTACACGCTATTTACAACCTTTTCGTGAAGGAGGATCGTTGCCAGCGTTGGTTGATGCAGACGATGGTTTTAGCTATGTCATTAAATTCAGGGGAGCAGGCCAAGGAAAAAAAGCATTAATTGCAGAATTGATAGGAGGTGAGTTGGCTCGTTTACTTGATCTTCGTATGCCTGAGATTGTTTTTGCAGACCTGGATGAATCTTTTGGTCGGACAGAACCAGATGAAGAAATTCAAGATCTGCTGAAATTTAGCATAGGTAAGAATTTGGGTGTTCATTTTCTAAATGGAGCAATTACATTTGATGCAAACGTTGACCAGATTAGTGGAGAAGAAGCTTCTCGAATAGTATGGTTAGATGCTTTATTAATGAATGTCGACAGAACTGTTCGAAATACGAATATGTTAATATGGCACCATGAATTATGGCTAATCGATCATGGAGCCTCTCTGTATTTTCATCATAGTTGGGATAATTGGGAGGAGCAAGCTCTAAAACCATTTGTTCAAATAAAGGATCATGTGCTGTTGAAAAATGCCAGTCAAGTTTCAGAGATTGATGCAAAATATCGTCCTCTTTTTACAGAAGAAGTAATCCGCAACATTGTAGATGTTGTACCTGATGAATGGTTGGATGATGAAACGAGAAACCTAAGTGCTCGTGATGCTCGAGAAGTTTACGTGTCATTTTTAAGAAATAGATTAGCGCATGCCGATCACTTTTTAAATCAAATAGAAGATGCCAGAAAAAACATTGTATGA
- a CDS encoding BT_3928 family protein — protein MASEIVNNHNKSQKTNYLLWFARLFTGLLFIFSGFIKANDPTGFGYKLEEYFHVFHLDALNDYATTIAVVICAFEIILGVWLLLGFYKRLVAWGLLLLIIFFTFLTFYSAFFEVVTSCGCFGDAIPLTPWQSFGKDLVLLVLILIIFIYRNQINPLIKNSFSRGLLATVTAVISFGIGIYTVNYLPFIDFLPYKVGNNIPALMVLPKGKEGDVYEQIYNMKNVKTGETKKITDKIYMSEKVWEDTNWEIIGEPESRLIKKGYQIPIPDLLITDAEGNDHTQEIINNPYYNLIIVAKDLSKSNIDAIEKINKIATTLTESYNLRIVLLTASSSEESDYLSDKLHLISEVFYADLIPLKSMVRANPGILLLKSGTVINKWHYNSFPEAKEIEDQYLSLDK, from the coding sequence ATGGCATCAGAGATCGTTAACAATCACAATAAAAGTCAAAAAACCAATTACCTTCTTTGGTTCGCTCGCTTATTCACTGGCTTATTATTTATTTTTTCAGGTTTTATTAAGGCAAATGATCCGACCGGATTTGGCTATAAACTAGAAGAATATTTTCATGTATTTCACCTAGACGCTTTAAATGATTACGCGACAACAATTGCCGTAGTTATCTGTGCATTTGAAATTATATTGGGGGTATGGTTATTACTAGGTTTTTACAAACGTTTAGTCGCGTGGGGCCTTTTGCTCCTGATTATCTTCTTTACTTTCCTAACCTTTTACTCGGCATTTTTTGAAGTCGTAACTTCATGTGGATGTTTTGGTGATGCCATTCCATTGACTCCTTGGCAATCATTTGGTAAGGATCTTGTATTACTCGTGCTCATCCTGATTATTTTCATATACCGCAACCAGATCAACCCACTTATAAAAAATTCGTTTAGCCGTGGACTTTTGGCTACAGTAACAGCTGTTATATCTTTTGGAATTGGCATTTATACCGTCAACTACCTGCCATTTATTGATTTTTTACCCTATAAAGTTGGCAACAATATACCAGCATTGATGGTATTGCCAAAAGGGAAAGAGGGCGATGTTTATGAACAGATCTACAACATGAAAAATGTGAAGACTGGGGAAACAAAAAAAATCACAGATAAAATCTATATGTCTGAGAAGGTTTGGGAAGATACAAATTGGGAAATTATAGGCGAACCAGAAAGCAGGTTAATAAAAAAAGGTTATCAAATACCTATTCCAGATTTGTTGATTACAGATGCCGAAGGTAACGATCATACTCAAGAAATTATCAACAATCCGTATTACAATTTAATAATCGTAGCAAAAGATTTATCAAAATCCAATATAGATGCTATTGAGAAGATAAATAAGATCGCGACAACACTAACAGAGAGCTATAATCTGAGAATTGTGTTATTAACTGCAAGTTCGTCTGAAGAATCGGATTATTTAAGTGATAAATTGCATTTGATTTCAGAGGTATTCTATGCCGATCTTATTCCTCTTAAAAGTATGGTACGTGCCAATCCTGGGATTCTACTGTTGAAATCAGGAACAGTAATTAATAAATGGCATTACAACTCTTTTCCTGAAGCAAAAGAGATCGAAGATCAATATTTAAGTTTAGATAAATAA
- a CDS encoding DUF3037 domain-containing protein, whose protein sequence is MPEKTLYEYAVVRLVPRVEREEFINVGVALYCRKHRFANMLFQIDESRVRLLCPDVDMHMIKAHLKSFVNICTGAKEGGKLALLDQTERFRWLTAKRSTVIQCSAVHPGLCEDPAITLQLLFEKLVL, encoded by the coding sequence ATGCCAGAAAAAACATTGTATGAGTATGCAGTGGTACGACTGGTACCACGTGTAGAGAGAGAAGAATTTATTAATGTTGGTGTAGCATTGTACTGCAGGAAACATCGGTTTGCGAATATGTTGTTCCAAATTGATGAATCTCGTGTTCGATTATTATGTCCTGACGTTGACATGCACATGATAAAAGCACATTTAAAATCATTTGTCAACATCTGCACAGGAGCAAAAGAAGGCGGAAAACTAGCCTTGCTGGATCAGACTGAACGTTTTCGGTGGTTGACAGCAAAAAGAAGTACGGTTATTCAGTGTTCGGCTGTACATCCAGGATTGTGTGAAGATCCAGCAATAACTTTACAATTACTTTTTGAAAAATTAGTTTTGTAA
- a CDS encoding RagB/SusD family nutrient uptake outer membrane protein has translation MKTIKLFYIPISALLFTGLFASCNDDFVNTKPLSEVPQELVWTDAGLAQAFVNDLYNGLGQGGFNEQMLASLTDESMFTHPGRGINTITESRSNPADQGWIVDAYEYGNMYKRIRATNIAIANLIEPKFDNEAKAKQMLGEAYFLRAYYYQQLLRFYGAIPLITKIYSLEDTDLTVARNTYEECVNFIVKDCDDAATLLAGTARVDGRTSEAAALALKARVLTYAASDLHDVPTAKAKSTVISAYANPEYLGYVTGNRNERWQKAKTAAKAVLDQSELAYKLDLSAPASPTQGRANYIALAMGGNSKVADVDAKRDLIFGRFFNDLKDEAGAYVGRNNGPNGYHNWSGNSPIQLLVDDYETLSGEKFDWNNPTHKANVYKDRDPRLGASILYDGATWKPRTDDVKNRDPFNQIQTGQYEITNASGVKSIQYGLDTRNSPVEDWNGSYTGYYMRKFVDADPAMVDQNTRQHVPWPVLRYTEAVLNYVEACIELGEDAEARTWLNKIRFRAGMPAVTESGASLKGRYRNERRVELAYEEHRFFDTRRWMIAKETLGRQVTLINIFGTLKAGKLVSLYQYNPDNYNYSYTVNTIAPGIENRNWLDKMYFISIHRDEMNRNTKLIQNPGY, from the coding sequence ATGAAAACAATAAAATTATTCTATATACCGATTTCAGCCTTATTATTTACAGGGCTATTTGCAAGTTGTAATGATGATTTTGTCAATACAAAACCCTTGTCTGAAGTTCCGCAAGAATTAGTGTGGACAGACGCAGGATTAGCACAAGCATTTGTGAATGACTTATATAATGGCTTGGGACAAGGTGGTTTTAATGAGCAAATGTTAGCGTCATTAACGGATGAATCCATGTTTACGCATCCGGGAAGAGGTATAAATACCATTACGGAAAGTCGATCAAATCCAGCTGATCAGGGATGGATTGTTGACGCATATGAATATGGAAATATGTATAAACGTATCCGTGCGACTAATATCGCAATTGCAAATCTAATCGAGCCAAAGTTTGATAATGAAGCGAAAGCCAAACAAATGTTGGGCGAAGCTTATTTCTTGCGGGCTTATTATTATCAACAGTTGTTGCGGTTTTATGGAGCAATCCCGCTTATCACGAAGATTTATTCATTAGAAGATACGGATCTTACAGTTGCACGCAATACCTATGAGGAATGTGTCAATTTTATCGTTAAAGACTGTGATGATGCCGCCACATTATTGGCAGGGACAGCACGAGTAGATGGTCGTACGAGTGAAGCTGCTGCACTAGCATTGAAAGCGCGAGTTTTGACGTATGCTGCATCCGACCTGCATGATGTTCCTACAGCAAAAGCAAAATCAACTGTCATCTCTGCCTATGCAAATCCAGAATATCTGGGATATGTAACGGGAAATCGTAATGAACGTTGGCAAAAAGCTAAAACAGCGGCAAAAGCAGTACTTGATCAATCAGAATTAGCGTACAAATTGGATTTGTCAGCACCTGCCTCTCCAACGCAAGGAAGAGCTAATTATATCGCTTTAGCAATGGGAGGAAATTCAAAGGTTGCTGATGTCGATGCTAAACGCGATTTGATCTTTGGAAGATTCTTCAATGATTTAAAGGATGAAGCAGGTGCGTATGTTGGACGTAATAATGGACCAAATGGTTATCATAATTGGTCAGGAAATAGTCCAATACAATTATTGGTAGATGATTATGAAACATTGTCCGGAGAGAAGTTTGATTGGAATAACCCAACACATAAGGCAAATGTTTATAAAGATCGTGACCCTAGACTAGGCGCTTCTATTCTTTATGACGGTGCAACATGGAAACCTCGGACAGATGATGTCAAAAACAGAGATCCTTTTAATCAAATTCAAACTGGACAATATGAAATAACAAATGCTTCGGGAGTCAAATCTATTCAATATGGTTTAGATACGCGAAACTCTCCTGTCGAAGATTGGAATGGTAGTTATACAGGATATTACATGCGTAAATTTGTGGATGCTGATCCTGCTATGGTCGATCAAAATACCAGACAACACGTACCGTGGCCAGTTCTTCGATACACAGAAGCCGTATTAAACTATGTAGAAGCTTGTATTGAACTTGGAGAAGACGCTGAAGCAAGAACCTGGTTAAATAAAATACGCTTTAGAGCAGGTATGCCAGCCGTTACTGAATCAGGAGCAAGTCTGAAAGGGCGTTATCGAAATGAAAGACGGGTAGAGTTGGCCTATGAAGAACACCGTTTTTTTGATACACGTCGTTGGATGATTGCTAAGGAAACTTTAGGAAGACAGGTAACATTGATCAATATTTTTGGAACATTGAAAGCAGGTAAACTCGTTAGCTTATATCAGTACAACCCAGACAATTATAACTATTCGTATACTGTCAATACGATTGCTCCAGGAATTGAAAATAGAAATTGGTTAGATAAAATGTATTTTATCTCTATTCATCGAGATGAGATGAACAGGAATACCAAATTAATTCAAAATCCAGGATATTAA